The genomic segment GCCCTGGGCTTCAGCGTATTCCTGGTCACCCACGACCTGGACACGCTCTACACCATCTGCGACCGCGTTGCGGTGCTGGCACAGAAGCGCGTGCTGGTGGTCGACACCCTGGAGACCGTGGCCGCCGCTGACGACGCCTGGATTCGCGAATATTTTCATGGCCCGCGTGGCCGCGCCGCGCATGGCGCCGCGCTGATGCTGGAGACGCCCTGAATGGAAACCCGAGCCCATCATGTCCTGATCGGACTGTTCACCGTGATCGCGGTCGGCGGCGCGCTGCTGTTCGCTTTATGGCTGGGCAAATCGAGCATCGATCGCGAATACAGCTACTACGACATCGGCTTCAGCCAGGCGGTCAGCGGTCTGTCTAGCGGCAGCTCGGTGGAATACAGCGGCATCAAGGTCGGCGACGTCGTCCAGCTGTGGCTGGAGCCGGATGATCCGCGCAAGGTCCGCGCGCGCATCCGTGTCTATGGCGGCACGCCGATCAAGACTGACACCCAGGCGCGCCTGGCGCTGGCCAATATCACCGGCAGCATGGTTATCCAGCTGCACGGCGGCACTCCGCAGAGTCCACGCCTGGAAGGTGATCCCGACGACCCACCGCTGATCGTCGCCGACCCCTCCCCGCTCAGCGCACTGCTGGAAAATGGCGAAGACTTGATGAGCAACATCAATAACCTGCTGCTCAGCGCCAACCAGATCTTTTCCGAAGAAAACACCACACGCCTCAGTCGCACCCTGGCGCATCTGGAGCAGGCCACCCGCGTGCTGTCGGACCAGCGCGGCGATCTGGCGCAGACACTGCAGCAGTTCAACCAGTTGAGCCAGCAGGCCAATACCGTCATGGGCGAGCTGTCGAGCCTGGCGCGCAACGCCAACAGCCTGCTCGACGATCAGGGCCGCAGCGTGCTGGACAGCGCGGCGCAGTCGATGAGCGCGCTGGATCGCACCACGACGCGCCTGGACACCCTGCTGGCAGAAAACCAGGGCGCGCTGAACAACGGCATGCAGGGCTTCAATGAGCTGGGCCCGGCGATCAACGAGCTGCGCGTTACCCTCGGTGCCTTGCGCCGGGTGACTCAGCGCCTGGAAGACAATCCGAGCGGGTTCCTGCTTGGCCGAGAAAAACTGCAGGAGTTCAACCCATGAGTCTTCGTCGTCGTTCCCTGCCCGGACTGCTCCTGCTCGGGTTGCTCAGCGCGCTGTCGGCGTGTTCGATACTGCCGGACGCAGAACCGCTGCGCATCTACCTGCTGCCCGCCACGACACCACCGCCGCAAGCCAGCGAACCGACATTGCGACACGCGCTGCGCATCAACACCCCGCAGGCCAGCCGAGCCCTCGCCAGTCCGCGCATCGCTGTAGTGCCCGAAGGCAACCAGATCAGCGCCTACGCAGGCGCGCGCTGGAGCGATGCGGCGCCTGTGCTACTTCGTGATCGCCTGATCGAGGCCTTCCAGCGCGACGGCCGGATGCCCTCGGTGAGCAACGAGAACGTCAATCTCTATGCCGACATCAGCCTGCACAGCGACCTGCGCGCTTTTCAGAGTGAATACATCGAAGGCAAACCGCAGGTGCTGATTCGCCTCGACGCGCGCTTGGTGGACCGCGAAGACCAGCGCACCCTGGCCAACCGACGGTTCGAAATCCGCCAGCCCAGCGCCGCTCCCGACGTGGCAAGCGTGGTCGAAGCGTTTGGACAGGCCAGCGACACCCTCAGCCGCGAGGTCCTCGACTGGACCCTGTCCCATGCTCGCCAGCTGCCCTGACTGGCGCGCAAAAATGACCGGTTAACTGCAACGGAGTGGTCCAGATAAACACCAGACGGTCCGGCGAGCGGCTAGGGCTAGCGCTCCGCGGGCTGCTCACCGGTGCTCTCAATGCCGTCATCCGCCCCTGAAGAAGCGATCGCATGCGGCGCCAGCGGGCCGCAGAGCGCAGTGAGGAGCGCATTGGACTTCTGATCGAAAACCGCTTGAATCGTCGAGACGCGGGACACCATTCGACGGCTGGCGATGCGCACAGCTGGATCCTCGCTGGCCATCAGCTCCAAGGAGAAGGCCGTCAGCGCCTCGGACAGCTGCGAAAGATTGCGCGCGGTGAGACTCAGCAGCTCGGCGAGCTGTTCGTTACGGGTATGCATTCCTTTGCACCGGTCATGAATGTCGACGCGATAGTACTCAATTGCACCCGCCGCGCCACGCTCCCTTTCGCCGTCACGCCATTTTTGTGCACTGGCACCGAATCCGTCTTGGCGCTTACCGCGCCGTGTCCCGCAAGTGCCATCGCATCCATCGGATCAATCTCATTGTCTGTCGAGCGAAGCTACCTCAAACTTTCACCTGCCTTGCCATCTCCTACGCCACGGCTGGGAATTTTTACATTTTCGGCAGGTCTATCCTGCCGACATGCCAAGAGCTTGCTGCTCTGTAGCGCGCCAAGGAAGCCTATCAATCATGCGCATTCTCGTAACCGGCGGAGCCGGATTCATCGGTTCAGCACTGATCCGCCATCTTATTCAAGACACCGAGCACAGCGTGCTCAACCTGGACAAGCTGACCTATGCCGGCAATCTCGAGTCGCTGGCAGACGTGCAAAGCAATGAACGTTATCAATTTCTTCATGCAGACATCGCCGACCGCGAGCAGGTAAGCGAAGCCCTCCTGGAATTCCAGCCGGACGCCATCATGCACCTGGCCGCCGAATCCCACGTCGATCGCTCGATCGACGGCCCGGCCGAGTTCATCCAGACCAATATCGTCGGCACCTACCAGTTGCTCGAAGCGACCCGTGCCTATTGGCAGACGCTGCCCGAAGCGCGCCGCGAAGCGTTCCGCTTCCACCACATCTCTACAGACGAGGTGTATGGCGACCTGCACGGGGTCGATGACCTGTTTACCGAAACCACGCCCTACGCACCCAGCTCGCCCTATTCGGCCAGCAAGGCCTCGTCGGACCATCTGGTCCGTGCCTGGCAGCGCACCTACGGTCTGCCGGTGCTGATCACCAACTGCTCGAACAACTACGGGCCGTATCACTTCCCCGAGAAGCTGATTCCGCTGGTGATCCTCAATGCGCTGGACGGCAAGCCGCTGCCGGTCTATGGCAACGGCACGCAAGTGCGCGACTGGCTGTTCGTCGAAGATCACGCGCGCGCCCTGTTCAAGGTGGTCAGCGAAGGCAAGGTGGGCGAGACCTACAACATCGGCGGTCACAACGAGCAGAAGAATATCGACGTGGTACGCGGCATCTGCGCCCTGCTCGAAGAGCTGGCGCCGCAGAAGCCCGAAGGGCTCGAGCGTTTCGAGGACCTCATCACCTTCGTCAAGGATCGCCCCGGTCATGACCTGCGCTACGCCATCGACGCCAGCAAGATCGAGCGCGAGCTCGGCTGGGTCCCGCAGGAAACCTTCGAAACCGGTCTGCGCAAGACGGTGCAGTGGTACCTGAACAACCTCGAATGGTGC from the Stutzerimonas stutzeri genome contains:
- a CDS encoding ABC-type transport auxiliary lipoprotein family protein, with the protein product MSLRRRSLPGLLLLGLLSALSACSILPDAEPLRIYLLPATTPPPQASEPTLRHALRINTPQASRALASPRIAVVPEGNQISAYAGARWSDAAPVLLRDRLIEAFQRDGRMPSVSNENVNLYADISLHSDLRAFQSEYIEGKPQVLIRLDARLVDREDQRTLANRRFEIRQPSAAPDVASVVEAFGQASDTLSREVLDWTLSHARQLP
- the rfbB gene encoding dTDP-glucose 4,6-dehydratase; its protein translation is MRILVTGGAGFIGSALIRHLIQDTEHSVLNLDKLTYAGNLESLADVQSNERYQFLHADIADREQVSEALLEFQPDAIMHLAAESHVDRSIDGPAEFIQTNIVGTYQLLEATRAYWQTLPEARREAFRFHHISTDEVYGDLHGVDDLFTETTPYAPSSPYSASKASSDHLVRAWQRTYGLPVLITNCSNNYGPYHFPEKLIPLVILNALDGKPLPVYGNGTQVRDWLFVEDHARALFKVVSEGKVGETYNIGGHNEQKNIDVVRGICALLEELAPQKPEGLERFEDLITFVKDRPGHDLRYAIDASKIERELGWVPQETFETGLRKTVQWYLNNLEWCRRVQDGSYQRERLGALENA
- a CDS encoding MlaD family protein — protein: METRAHHVLIGLFTVIAVGGALLFALWLGKSSIDREYSYYDIGFSQAVSGLSSGSSVEYSGIKVGDVVQLWLEPDDPRKVRARIRVYGGTPIKTDTQARLALANITGSMVIQLHGGTPQSPRLEGDPDDPPLIVADPSPLSALLENGEDLMSNINNLLLSANQIFSEENTTRLSRTLAHLEQATRVLSDQRGDLAQTLQQFNQLSQQANTVMGELSSLARNANSLLDDQGRSVLDSAAQSMSALDRTTTRLDTLLAENQGALNNGMQGFNELGPAINELRVTLGALRRVTQRLEDNPSGFLLGREKLQEFNP